DNA from Kitasatospora herbaricolor:
GTCCGCGGTGCGGACCCACCGTCAGGAAGATGTGCTCGTACTGGCGGACCGGGATGCCGTGCCAGGTGAAGTCGTGCTCCCAGGTGCAGAGCAACGGGCCGGGCGCGAGGTCCGTCCAGCCGGTCTCCTCCCACAGCTCCCGCCGCGCGCCCTCGACCGGGCTCTCGCCGGGCTCGATGCCGCCGCCGGGCGACGTCCAGTGCACGCCGACCTCGACGTTGTCGGAGCGGAGCAGGAAGACCGAGCCGTCCTGGTCCAGCACCACCGTTCGAGCTGCCTGTCGGGGAGTCCGCTGCCGCTCACGCCTCAGGATCCGCATCGGGTTTCGCATCGGGTCACCCTCGCAGAGGCCGTCGGCGCCGTCGAGCGGATTCGGGCCCCGCCGGCGGCGCCGCGGGCGCGATGAGGGCCCGGCCGGTCCGCTCCGGCGGGCCGGTGAAAATGACGCCCGGGCGCGGGCCCGGTCCGTAGGCTGAACACCATGGCCGTACCCGTGATCCTCTTCCCCGCCGATCCGCTCGCGCCGCGGCGGCCGGACCCGCACTTCGCCTGGGAGGCCCGGCTGCTCAGGGAGTTGGGCGGCGACCACGCCCTGGTGGACCACGACGCGCTGCTCGCCGGGGACGCCGAGGCGGCCGTCCGGAGGGTGCCGGCCGGGATCGGCCCGCTCTGGTACCGCGGCTGGATGATTCCCGGTGCGCTGTACGCCCGCTTCGCGGACGCCCTCGACGCCCGCGGCGGCGCCCTGCTCACCAGTCCGGCCGGGTACACCTCCGCCCATGAACTCCCCGGCTGGTACCGGGTCTTCGAAGGCGCGACACCGGCCAGCGTCTGGATCCCGCTGGCCGCGCCGGGCCGTGCGCCGCGGCCCGAGCAGCTGGCGGCGGCCGCCGCGCGGCTCGGCGGGACGGGGGCGGCGATCGTCAAGGACTACGTGAAGTCCCGCAAGCACGAATGGGCGGAGGCCTGTTACATCCCGGAGCTCGCCGACCTGGCCGCGCTGGAGCGGGTGGTGTCCCGGTTCGTCGAACTGCAGGACGGCTTCCTGGCCGGCGGCGTGGTGCTGCGACGCTTCGAGGACTTCGCCCGGACGGCGGACGGCCGGGCGGCGGAGGCCCGGGTCTGGTGGCTGGACGGCGAGCCGGTGCTGGTCGGCCCGCATCCGGACACGCCCGGGCACACCCCCGCCCCGGACCTCACGGACGTCCGCCCCCTGGTCCGCGCCCTGGGCTGCCGCTTCGTCACGACCGATCTGGCCCAGCGGGCGGACGGCGCCGAATGGCGGGTGGTGGAGGTCGGGGACGGCCAGGTCAGCGATCTGCCGCCGGGCGTGGACGCCGCCGCGCTGCTGTCCTCGCTGATCACGGCCTGAACGACGCAGGCACCGGCTCCCCTGCCCAGGCCGGGACGGGAGAGCCGGTGCCGGGCGTCCGGCGGCTTCGGGTGCGGGTGCGGGTGCGGAGGGGCCCGACCGGCCGTACCGGCCGTCAGCGTCCGCCGACCGGCTCCGGGGCCGGGGCGGGGGCCGAGTGCGCGTCCGCGACGAACGCCTGCCAGAGCGCCGTGTAGGTACCACCCTTGGCCAGCAGTTCCGCGTGCGCGCCGTCCTCGACGATCCGGCCGTGGTCGAGGACGATCACCCGGTCGGCCCGCTCGGCGGTGGTCAGGCGGTGGGCGATGACCAGGGTGGTCCGGCCGCCGCTGAGCCGGTCGGCGGCGTGGTTCACGGCGGCCTCGGTGGCCAGGTCGAGCGCGGCCGTGGCCTCGTCCAGCAGCAGCACGTCCGGGTCGACCAGCTCGGCCCGGGCCAGGGCGATCAGCTGGCGCTGCCCGGCCGAGAGGTTACGGCCGCGGCCGGAGACCTCGTGGTCGTAGCCGCCGCGCAACCCGGAGATCATGTCGTGCGCGCCCACCGCCTTGGCGGCCGCCCGCACCTCGGCGTCGCTCGCGGACGGGCGCCCGTACGCGATGGCCTCGCGCACCGTGCCGGCGAAGAGGTAGGCCTCCTGGGGGACCACCCCGAGCCGGTGCCGGTACTCGGCCAGGTCGTAGCGGGTGATGTCGACGCCGTCGACCCGGACGGTGCCACTGGTGGCGTCGTAGAACCGGGCGACCAGCTTGACCAGCGTCGACTTGCCGGCCCCGGTCTCGCCGACCAGTGCCACCGTCTGCCCCGCCGGGATGTGCAGGGTGACGTCGGAGAGCACCTCCGGGTTGCCCGTGCCGCCCCCGTTGTAGGCGAATCCCACCCCGTCGAAGTCGATCTCGCCGCGCAGGTCGGTGACCGGCACCGGGTGCTCGGCGGCCGCGGTGTTGGTGGGGGTGCGCAGCAGCTCGCGGATCCGGCCCAGGCCGACCGCCGCCTGCTGGTACCCGTCGAAGACCTGCGAGAGCTGGTTGACCGGCGCGAAGAACAGGTCGATGTACAGCAGGTAGGCGACCAGCGCACCGACCGTGAGCGTGCCGGCCTCGACCCGCGAGGCGCCGGCGATTAGCACCAGTGCGGCCGCCACGCTGGAGAGGAACTGCACGAACGGGAAGTAGAGCGAGATGTAGAACTGGGCCCGCACCCGGGCGTCCCGGTAGGCGATGCCCCGGGCGACGAAGCGGGTGGTGTTGGTGTCCTGGCGGCGGAACGCCTGGACGATCCGCATGCCCGCGACGTTCTCCTGCAGATCGGCGTTGACCGTGCTGATCAGGTCGCGGGAGATCTCGTACTGGGCGGTCGACTTCCGGCGGAAGACCAGGGTCGCCACGATCAGGAACGGCAGCACCGCGAAGACCACCAGGGCCAGCCCGGCGTCGATGATCAGGAGGGCGGCGAAGATCCCGAAGAAGGTGAGCAGGCTGACCACGGCGGTCACCACACCGGTCTGCAGGAAGCTGGTCAGCGAGTCGAGGTCGGTGGTCATCCGGGTCAGGATGCGGCCGGACAGCTCGCGCTCGTAGTAGTCCAGGCCGAGCCGGTTGAGGTGCGCGAAGATCTTGATCCGGAGGGTGTAGAGCACCCGCTCGCCGGTGCGGCCGCTGACCCGGCTCTCGCCGGCCTGGACCAGCCAGTCCAGGAGGACCACCAGCAGCGCCGCCAGCGAGGCGACCGCGACACCCGTCATCGCGGCCTTGCTGACCCCGTCGTCGATCCCGTGCCTGATCAGGATCGGCAGCACCAGGCCCGCACCGGCGTCCAGCGCCACCAGCAGCAGGGCCAGGGTGAGCGGACGGCGGAAGGGCGCCAGCATCCGGCGGAGGCTGAAGTCCGGGTCGCCGGCCTCGGCCTCGGCGAGAGCGACGGCCGGCGTGTCGGTGGCGGGCGGCAGTTCGGCCACCTTGCCGAGCAGCTCGGGGCTCGCCGTCCGGGCGGCCTTGGCGAGGGCCTTCGTGGGCGGCGTCCGGGTGAAGGGTGACGCGTCGGACGCCGTCCCCGTCCCGCCTGCGGAGGCGGTGGAGGTGCCGGTGGTGCCGGTGGTGCCGGTGGTGGCGGCGGGGGCAGTGGTGCCGGCGGGGGCAGTGGTGCCGGCGGGGGCGGAGGCGGTGTCCGCCGGGGTGGTCGCGAGCGCGCCGACCGGTGACGGCCCGGTGGGCGACGGCTCGGCAAGGGCGGTACCGACGGGCGGGGCGACGGCGTCACCGGTGGTGGGCGCCGGGGAACGACCGGCCTCCGGGTCGGAGATCAGGGCCCGGTACTGGGGACATCGCTGGTCGAGTTCCTGATGCGTACCGATGTCGACCAGCCGGCCCTGGTCGAGGACGGCGATCCGGTCGGCCAGCTGCAGCGTGGAGCGGCGATGGGCGATCAGCAGCGTCGTCCGGCCGGCCATCACCGAGCGCAGCGCGTCGTGGATCTCCGCCTCGATCTGCGGGTCGACGGCCGAGGTGGCGTCGTCGAGCAGCAGGATCCGCGGGTCGGTGAGGATCGCCCGGGCGAGCGCGATGCGCTGGCGCTGGCCCCCGGAGAGGGTCAGGCCCTGCTCGCCGACCTTGGTCTCGTAGCCGGCGGGAAGCTCCCGGACGAACTCGTCCGCCTGGGCGATCCGCGCGGCGGCCTCGACCTGCTCGTCGGTCGCCTCCGGCCGCCCGTACGCGATGTTGGTCCGGACGCTCTCGGAGAACAGGAAGCTCTCCTCCGGCACGATGCCGACGGCCGCGCGCACCGAGTCGAGGGTCAGGTCGCGCAGGTCGTGCCCGTACAGGCGCACCGAACCCGCCGACGGGTCGTAGAACCGGGGGACGAGCTGCGCCACGGTGGACTTGCCGGACCCGGAGGACCCGACCAGCGCCAGGGTCTCGCCGGGGGCGAGCCGCAGGCTGAGCCGGTGCAGGACCGGGGTCGGATGCTCGGGGTCGTAGCGGAATTCGACCTCGTCGAACTCCAGGGCGAGCGCGGCGGACTGCCCGGCCGCGACGGCCGGCGCGGCGCCGGTGGCCGGGTCGCCGTCCGGGCCAGGGCGGCCTTCGGCGGCGCCCCGGCCGTCCACGGTTGCGGGGTCGCCCCCGCTGCCGGCGACCGGTGCCGCAGGGTGGGTGAGGTCCAGCGTGATGGCGTCCGGCCGCTCCTGGACCAGCGGACGCTCGTCGATCAGCTGGAGCACCCGCTCGACACCGGCCCGGGCCTGCTGGCCGACGGTGATGACCATGGTGAGCATCCGGACCGGGCCGGTCATCTGCGCGACATAGGTGGAGAAGGCCACGAAGGTGCCGAGCGAGACCTTGCCCTCGACCGCCAGCCAGCCGCCGAGGGCCAGCACGGCGACCTGCGCGAGCGCCGGAATGGCCTGCATCGCGGGGTTGTACCGGCTGGTCAGCCGGATCGAACGCAGCCGGGCCGCGAACAGGTCGCGCGAGGCGGCCTCCAGCTTGCCGAGCTCCTGCGCCTCCTGGCCGAAGCCCTTCACCACCCGGACCCCGCCGACGGCCTCGTCGACCACGCCCGCGACGGCCGCGGCCTCCTGCTGCGCGGCCCAGGTCGCCGGGAACAGCCGCTTGCGGCTGAGCACCGACACCCACCAGAGGGCGGGGCCCATCACCAGGGCGATCAGGGTGAGCGGGAGCGAGAGCCAGAGCATCACCGCGAGGGACATCACGAACATGACGACGTAGCCGGTCATCATCGGCAGCATGGAGAGCAAGCCGTTGATCAACTGCAGGTCGGAGGTGGCCCGGCCGACCACCTGGCCGGTGTCCAGGCGGTCCTGCCGGTGGCCGTCGAGCCGGCCCAGCGAGCGGAACAGGTCGCTGCGCAGGTCGTGCTGCACGTCGAGGGCGAGCTGGCCGCCGTAGTAGCGACGGATCTGGGTGCAGACGAAGACCAGCGCCGCCGCCCCCAGCAGAGCCACGGCCCACGGGGCCAGCGAGCGGGTGTGGGAGGTGATCACATCGTCGATGATCAGCTTGGTGATCAGCGGGACGAGGGCCGTCACGGCCATGCCGACCAGTGAGGCGCCGAAGGACAGCAGCACGCTGCGCCGGAACCGCCAGCAGTAGCCGACGAGCCGCCGCAACCAGCCCTGACCGGCCTCGTCCGACGTCATCGAACCGGACGCCGCCGAGCCGGGCCCGGAGCCCTCGGGCCCACGCGTGGAGCCGGCCGACGACAGGGCCGCCGGCGACGCGTCCGGCGACGGCGCCGCCGAAGCGGGTGCCTCCGGAGCCTGGGCTCCGGACGTCCGGGCCGCCGACGTCCGGGCCGCCGAATCGGCGGAACGGCCGCCTCGCATGCTGCCGCCCCGGGGTAGCTCCGCCGTAGAACCGTGAGTGTCAGACATATTTAGGGATACTAACCATTCCGTCGCGTGGCCGTCCAAGCAGATTCGGCCGGTCCGGAGTCCCGGCAGGCCGACCAGGCCCGTCGGGCCGACGGACGCACCAACAGCCACCGGGCTCCGGTGATTCCTTCACCGGCTTTCCCACCAGCCTGAACGATGCGCGCCGGGACGCACACCGGCCCGGCGACCCCGACCCGGCGGCCCATGGTCCTAGGACTCCCGACCGGTGGGGCGGGCCCCGCACGGCGCCGCGGCCCCGTGCCACCTTGCCGCGCAAGGGCCGACCGCGCATCCCACAGTACGCAGGGCGATGCCAGGTCGTGAGAACACCGGCGCCGGGCAGGGCCGGCCGAACGACAGTGCGGCAAAGGGACCCGCGCCCGAGGAAGGCGCGGCCGAGGGAACCGGGCCGAGCCTGCGGCGGGGGCGGTGGGGGCGGCGGCAGTGGCTGCCGGATCAGTGGGCGGCGCAGACGGGGGCGCCAGGGAGGCGCCAGGGAGGCGGCGCGGGAGGGGGCATGGGAGGGGGCAGTCGTACGACTCCGGCGGCTCCGCCGGACCGTCCCGTGCCTCCGGCCAACCGCCCGGGGCCTCAGGCCCCGCCGGGCCTGCCCGCCGATCGGGCGGCAGCCGCGAAGGCACCCTGGGCGAGGCTGTGCAGCAGCGCCGCCATGCTGTCGCGGGGCAGACCCGCCCATTCGCCCTGGGCCACGTTCGGACCGAGGCTGTGAGGTGTGGAGTTGAGCAGCCCGAAGACCGCGTGCACGGCCGCCCTGGCGACCGGTTCCTCGTCGGGGCCGGCCAGCGCCGGGAAGGCCTGCCGGACGACGTCCACCCAGAGTTCGAGGTAGCCGCGCTGCAGCCGCCGGACCCGGCGGCGGTCCTCCTCCTTGAGGTGCAGCAGTTCACGGTCATGGAGCGTGATCAGGTCCCGGTCGTCGAGCGCGAAATCGACGTGTCCGCTGATCAGGGCATCCAGGACACCCTGGGCGGCACCGTCGTCACCCGCCGGGCCACCCACGTTGTCACCCACCCGGCGGCGGCCCTCCTCCAGGAGTCGCTCACTGATGCCGACCAGCAGGTCGGCGAGCATCGCGTCCTTGCCGGCGAAGTGGCGGTAGAGGCCGGGGCCGCTGATCCCGACCGCCTTGCCGATCTCGTCGACGCCCACCCCGAGGAATCCCCGGGCGGCGAACAGCCGTGCCGCTTCCTTTCGGATCTGGTCACGGCGTGGGAGCGCGGCGGTGGCTGGGACGTTCGACATGCTGCCCATCGTAGACAGTCGGGTTATCGAGCGTTAACCTGGCTGCTGGAGTTAACGCTCATTAACTTGGGGGTTGCGCGGCTCACCCGGCCCGCCGCCCACCTGGTTCCGGGGGCAAGGGAGCTCTTGGGATGGTCTTCTCAACCGTCGGTGCATCGACCGGCGTATTCGGCAGCCCGAACGTCGGCCCGGCGTCGCGCCCATCCACGGCGCCGTCGGGCGGACACGGCGGCGCGGGCGGCCCGGGAGGTGCCGGTGCCTTCGGAGGCACCGGCGGAGCAGGCGCGGCCTCGGCTCCGGCCCCCCGGCTCGCCAGCGCCGCCGACCCCGGTTCGGACGCCTTCCGGTCCAACACCGCGGCCCATCAGGCGCTGGTCACGGAACTGCGCGCCAAGCTCGCCACGGCGGCGCTCGGCGGCGGGGCCAAGGCCCGCGCCCGCCACACCGCGCGGGGCAAGCTGCTCCCCCGCGACCGGGTGGACACCCTGCTCGACCCGGGCTCGCCCTTCCTGGAGCTCGCCCCGCTGGCCGCCGACGGGATGTACGACGGGGCCGCGCCGGCCGCCGGCGTCATCGCGGGGATCGGCCGGGTCGCCGGGCGCGAGGTCGTCGTGGTGGCCAACGACGCCACCGTCAAGGGCGGCACGTACTACCCGATGACGGTGAAGAAGCACCTGCGGGCCCAGGAGGTGGCGCTGGAGAACCGGCTGCCCTGCATCTACCTGGTGGACTCCGGCGGCGCCTTCCTCCCGATGCAGGACGAGGTCTTCCCGGACCGGGACCACTTCGGTCGGATCTTCTACAACCAGGCGCGGCTCTCCGCCGCCGGGATCCCGCAGATCGCCGCCGTGCTCGGCTCGTGCACCGCGGGCGGCGCGTACGTCCCGGCGATGAGCGACCAGGCGGTGATCGTCCGCGAGCAGGGCACCATCTTCCTGGGCGGCCCGCCGCTGGTGAAGGCGGCGACCGGTGAGGTGGTCACCGCCGAGGAACTGGGCGGCGGCGACCTGCACTCCCGCACCTCCGGCGTGACGGACCACCTGGCCGAGGACGACGCCCACGCGCTGTCCATCGTCCGGACCATCGTGGCCGGCCTCGGCCCCCGGGCCGCCAGGCCCTGGCCGCTCTCCCCCGCCGAACCCCCCGCGGTGGACCCGGCCGGACTCTACGGAGCCGTGCCGGTGGACCCGCGCACGCCGTACGACGTGCGCGAGGTGATCGCCCGGCTGGTCGACGGGAGCCGTTTCGCCGAGTTCAAGGCCGAGTACGGTGCCACCCTGGTGACCGGCTTCGCCCGGATCCACGGCCA
Protein-coding regions in this window:
- a CDS encoding NUDIX hydrolase; amino-acid sequence: MRNPMRILRRERQRTPRQAARTVVLDQDGSVFLLRSDNVEVGVHWTSPGGGIEPGESPVEGARRELWEETGWTDLAPGPLLCTWEHDFTWHGIPVRQYEHIFLTVGPHRGPVGDVSSVHATDGILDWRWWTTADLADERADALWPPQLPSLLAGVRAKGWPGDGSPGSLPAFEPVDLGYIANGTGTGGGANAATGTTATAGSAREATDT
- a CDS encoding TetR/AcrR family transcriptional regulator, with amino-acid sequence MSNVPATAALPRRDQIRKEAARLFAARGFLGVGVDEIGKAVGISGPGLYRHFAGKDAMLADLLVGISERLLEEGRRRVGDNVGGPAGDDGAAQGVLDALISGHVDFALDDRDLITLHDRELLHLKEEDRRRVRRLQRGYLELWVDVVRQAFPALAGPDEEPVARAAVHAVFGLLNSTPHSLGPNVAQGEWAGLPRDSMAALLHSLAQGAFAAAARSAGRPGGA
- a CDS encoding carboxyl transferase domain-containing protein, yielding MVFSTVGASTGVFGSPNVGPASRPSTAPSGGHGGAGGPGGAGAFGGTGGAGAASAPAPRLASAADPGSDAFRSNTAAHQALVTELRAKLATAALGGGAKARARHTARGKLLPRDRVDTLLDPGSPFLELAPLAADGMYDGAAPAAGVIAGIGRVAGREVVVVANDATVKGGTYYPMTVKKHLRAQEVALENRLPCIYLVDSGGAFLPMQDEVFPDRDHFGRIFYNQARLSAAGIPQIAAVLGSCTAGGAYVPAMSDQAVIVREQGTIFLGGPPLVKAATGEVVTAEELGGGDLHSRTSGVTDHLAEDDAHALSIVRTIVAGLGPRAARPWPLSPAEPPAVDPAGLYGAVPVDPRTPYDVREVIARLVDGSRFAEFKAEYGATLVTGFARIHGHPVGIVANNGVLFAESALKGAHFIELCDQRGIPLLFLQNITGFMVGRQYEAGGIAKHGAKMVNAVACTRVPKLTVVIGGSYGAGNYSMCGRAYSPRFLWMWPGAKISVMGGEQAASVLATVRRDQVEAQGGEPWAAEAEEEFKRPVREQYERQGNAYYATARLWDDGVIDPMDTRTVLGLALTACSNAPLPAPGPYGVFRM
- a CDS encoding ATP-grasp domain-containing protein, translated to MAVPVILFPADPLAPRRPDPHFAWEARLLRELGGDHALVDHDALLAGDAEAAVRRVPAGIGPLWYRGWMIPGALYARFADALDARGGALLTSPAGYTSAHELPGWYRVFEGATPASVWIPLAAPGRAPRPEQLAAAAARLGGTGAAIVKDYVKSRKHEWAEACYIPELADLAALERVVSRFVELQDGFLAGGVVLRRFEDFARTADGRAAEARVWWLDGEPVLVGPHPDTPGHTPAPDLTDVRPLVRALGCRFVTTDLAQRADGAEWRVVEVGDGQVSDLPPGVDAAALLSSLITA
- a CDS encoding ABC transporter ATP-binding protein, giving the protein MTSDEAGQGWLRRLVGYCWRFRRSVLLSFGASLVGMAVTALVPLITKLIIDDVITSHTRSLAPWAVALLGAAALVFVCTQIRRYYGGQLALDVQHDLRSDLFRSLGRLDGHRQDRLDTGQVVGRATSDLQLINGLLSMLPMMTGYVVMFVMSLAVMLWLSLPLTLIALVMGPALWWVSVLSRKRLFPATWAAQQEAAAVAGVVDEAVGGVRVVKGFGQEAQELGKLEAASRDLFAARLRSIRLTSRYNPAMQAIPALAQVAVLALGGWLAVEGKVSLGTFVAFSTYVAQMTGPVRMLTMVITVGQQARAGVERVLQLIDERPLVQERPDAITLDLTHPAAPVAGSGGDPATVDGRGAAEGRPGPDGDPATGAAPAVAAGQSAALALEFDEVEFRYDPEHPTPVLHRLSLRLAPGETLALVGSSGSGKSTVAQLVPRFYDPSAGSVRLYGHDLRDLTLDSVRAAVGIVPEESFLFSESVRTNIAYGRPEATDEQVEAAARIAQADEFVRELPAGYETKVGEQGLTLSGGQRQRIALARAILTDPRILLLDDATSAVDPQIEAEIHDALRSVMAGRTTLLIAHRRSTLQLADRIAVLDQGRLVDIGTHQELDQRCPQYRALISDPEAGRSPAPTTGDAVAPPVGTALAEPSPTGPSPVGALATTPADTASAPAGTTAPAGTTAPAATTGTTGTTGTSTASAGGTGTASDASPFTRTPPTKALAKAARTASPELLGKVAELPPATDTPAVALAEAEAGDPDFSLRRMLAPFRRPLTLALLLVALDAGAGLVLPILIRHGIDDGVSKAAMTGVAVASLAALLVVLLDWLVQAGESRVSGRTGERVLYTLRIKIFAHLNRLGLDYYERELSGRILTRMTTDLDSLTSFLQTGVVTAVVSLLTFFGIFAALLIIDAGLALVVFAVLPFLIVATLVFRRKSTAQYEISRDLISTVNADLQENVAGMRIVQAFRRQDTNTTRFVARGIAYRDARVRAQFYISLYFPFVQFLSSVAAALVLIAGASRVEAGTLTVGALVAYLLYIDLFFAPVNQLSQVFDGYQQAAVGLGRIRELLRTPTNTAAAEHPVPVTDLRGEIDFDGVGFAYNGGGTGNPEVLSDVTLHIPAGQTVALVGETGAGKSTLVKLVARFYDATSGTVRVDGVDITRYDLAEYRHRLGVVPQEAYLFAGTVREAIAYGRPSASDAEVRAAAKAVGAHDMISGLRGGYDHEVSGRGRNLSAGQRQLIALARAELVDPDVLLLDEATAALDLATEAAVNHAADRLSGGRTTLVIAHRLTTAERADRVIVLDHGRIVEDGAHAELLAKGGTYTALWQAFVADAHSAPAPAPEPVGGR